The nucleotide window TGGAAGGAATACGCAAGAAAGCATATCCCTGTGAATCATTTGCCCCATCCAATTTAGTTTGTTCAAACACCAAAGCCGATCCATCATCTGCTTTAAAAATCCAGTTTGGTTTTTGATTTTTTGGTAAAGTTGTAAAAGTCAGAATCTTTTTGTCATTAACATACAAATCATAATTTCTGTCTCCACCGCTTGTTGCCGAAGAGTGACCTGCTACCCATCCGAAATAAACATATTCTCCTTTGCTATCTTTTGGCACTGGCGCTGTTTCCCATTCGATAGTTTTATTTCCATCGGTATTTCTTGTCAAAAGAGCAACTGTCGCATAATCCTGAAACGCCGAATTATAGGTAATATTTTCTCCGCTGATTTCTTTGGAGAAGCCATTAATCCAATTAATTTTTCCAAAAAAAGGAACTTCATTTTGCCCCAAAACCGATTGTGCTGTCAAAAAAATCAAAAGGACAATTGATAATTGGCTTGTGCTTCGTTTTTTTAAATTCATGATCTTTATTTTTATTCTAATTAATTATTAAAAAAATGGTATTAACTATTTGGTATTAGTCATCATCATCCTTTCTCTCACTCAGTCTAACAAAAGCGGCACGTCTTGGTCCGGGAAATGCAACCGCATCTCCTTTTATTGCATGCCAAAGCAGTTCTGTAAATTCTAAATCGGGAACAGCATCGACTTTGGAAAAATCAAAAGTTTCCGATTTTTGCTGCCATTTATTCATGGCAACATTTACTTCTTTTAAATCTATATTGGAAGGCACCGATTTGAATGGTGAAAAATCCGGAACGTGCGTAAAGCTATTCCACAACGGAGTCGAACCTGCATCGTGCTGTGACAAAGGAGCTAATCCTAGAATCAACTCAATCGTACGCAAAAATGAAGTCGAAGAATACATGGTATGATCTACAAAATTTCGTTTTACATACGGCCCAGCCAAAAAAGCAGTGCTTCTATGAGCATCTACGTGGTCGGTTCCGCTTTGGGCATCATCTTCAACAATCAAAACCAGACATTCGTTCCAAATAGGACTTTTGCTCAAATATTCAACAAGAAGACCGGTTGCCAAATCATTGTCGGCAACATGCGCATTTGGAGTCGGACGCCCTTTTCGTAAACCTTCGGTATGATCATTTGGAAAACGAACAGTATTAAATTGTGGAACTTTTTTAATAGCTACCAACGAATCAAAATCTTTTTTCCATTGCTCGAATCGGTTTACATCTTTTTCGGCCAATTCATCCCAAGAATTAAAAGTTTTGCAATAGTTATTCTGCAAAACTGAAATAGTAGGTTTTTTGGCAATTATAAATTCTCCATAACTTCTATACGAAATGTTTGCTCGTTTGCAAGCATCCCAGATATATCCTGCTTTGTTGTTTGCAATCGCTCTTCGTCCTTCACCTGGATAATCCCAAGCTCGGCCGTAACAGGTAGGCCACATTTTTTCCAGATAATCGGTAGCATAAGCGCCAAGTGTCCACGCATGACCATCGGCACTAACTTCGGCATCAACATAAAAATTATCCAAAAGCACAAAATCTTTTGCCAATTTATGCTGATTTGGAGTTACTTTTTCTCCAAACATTACCAGGGAAGGATCGCCGTTTCCTTCTTTTACATCACCCATAACTTGGTCATAAGTGCGGTTTTCTTTGATGACATAAAACACATATTTAATAGGACTTACATCGCCAACTTTCATTGGGACAGGGTTTCCTACATCATTATGTGCTTTTAATTCTTTTTCTTTAGAATAAGGAGAATTTTGGTAGACCATTTTTGTATAAGCTGCCAATAAATCTTTTGAAGGCTGGTCGATAATGCTTAATGCACCTTTAAATAATTCTCCAATTGAATGTACTGATTTTGGTTTTGATGCGTCTTCTTGTCTATATTTTAAGTCATATCCTTGTGTATAAGGCGTTGGTGCCTGAAAGTTTGTCAACGGAACAAACCCTTTTGCATTGGTTACAAATATCTTTTTGTTTACAATCTTCACATTAGTTGGATACCACCCCGTGGGAACAAACCCTAGTGATTTACTTTTCCCGGGTTGGCTAACATCAAAAACGGCGAGACAATTATTGTCGGCATTAGCGATGTAAAGTTGTTTCTCGTTACCACTAAAAGCAAGCGAATTTGTGGTTGAACCGGCTGGTGCATCGGGATACAAAGCTGCATTAAGAGTCTCAACAACCTTGCGTGTTTTTCTTTCGATGACAGAAACGGAATTATCATTGGAATTGGCTACAAAAATAAAATCACCTTTTTTTGTAAGCAGTATTTCATTTGGATGACTACCTACTCCTATCGAAGCTGCAAATTCTTCTTTGGCGGTATCATAAATCAATAATTTTTCGCATCCCCAACAACTCACATACAATTCTTTCAAATCAGGAGACAAAACGCAGGTAAAACCTTCTCCTCCCAAAGGAAGTTGCTTTTTTATTTTTTTGGTTTTGAGATCAACCACATAAAGTGAGTTATTATCCTTGGTCACCACATAAAGTAACTGATTCTTCTCGTCGATATCAAAGCCAGCAGGCGAAATTCTATTCGGCCATTTTTTGCCTAAAGTAATCGTATCGTTAAGTTTGAGTTTGTTCCCAATTAAATCGTAGCGCAAAATAACATTGTCGTTTCCTCCCGAAGCATAAAGTTTTTTATCATTTGAACTAAATTTCAGTCCATACCAACTGGACGGAATAATGATGCTGTCGATTTGTCGTTCCGATTTTGTGTCTATAAGTTGAATATAATGTTTTCCTAATCCGTTGTTGGTTACGGCAATTCTCTTTTTGGATGTACTAACAGCAATATTCAAAGGTAAATCACCTAATGGCAATGATCTTCCCACATTTGTAATTGACCATCCATTAGGCAATAACACCGTCTTTGTCTCTTTTTGTGAATGGCTTTGCGCCAATAAACCAAAAGAGCAAAACAGAGAGATAAAAGCCAATATACTAAATCGATTTACCATTATTTAATTTTTTGAACTAAAACATTTTTCATATCAAATAGATATATAAACTAGCATTCTTATTCATCCTCACCCCTCTCCAATGGAGAGGGAGTAAAGATTGAATTATTTTATTTATTTGTAGGCATTATTTACAATACCTTTCTTTCAGTAAATGTAACATATATATGTTGATGTCCCATTGACTGGCAATCGGCATATTTGTAAAGGGCAGATGAATCATATATGGAGCTGGTCCAAATTCTGTAGTGATCGTCAATACCTCTTTATTATTATCCTGATAATCTTTAACAATCGTATCCCACCATTTCAAGTGCGCTTCCAATTCGTTTTTGAATTCTGGCAGTCGCGGATCAATTACCTGTGCGCTTTGCGAATGTCCAACCCTTGAGTGCAGATGTCCGACTTTTTTGCAAGCCAAAGCAAGCGCATCCTCTTGATCCTCTAGCAAACTTTCGGATACATTGCACCAATGTGAAAAATCGGCCGTAATTTTTAAATCGGGTAACTTTTTCAAAAAGTCATAACCGATATGTGCTGCAAACAACGCTTTATTGCGATGCGTTTCATGACAAATGGGAATACCTGTTTCTTGGGAAATTCCATTTGCAACAGCAAACAATTCGGCATTCTGTTCAAAACTGAAATAATCCTTCCCAGTTTGCGCGTTAATTTTTACCGGCTTTGCTGAGGCGAGGATATTCAACTCCTTAATGTAATTGGCTTTATGCGTTTCAAAATCTTTTTCAAAAGATTGATAGTATTGACCAATCAACTTTAATCCATTATTTTGCAGCGCATCCAAAATCACTTTTTGTTCCTCTTTTGATTCTGGAACCGGAGCTTCAACACCGTCATAACCCGCCTCCTGCACTTTTTGGCAAAAATTATTCCAATCTACATTTTCTGATCCCCATCTCGGATAATAAAATTGAATTTTCATAATTTTTGATTATTCAATTTCTTCTGAAACTTCCATTTTAACTGCCAATTCTTTTCCTGAATTCGAATCAGTATTCCATTCTTTTTCAATTTCTTCCAAACTTTTTCCTTTGGTTTCAAATAAATTCTTTTTGGCATATAAAAAAGAAAGAATACAAAAGAAAGCGAAAATGAAGAATG belongs to Flavobacterium gilvum and includes:
- a CDS encoding bifunctional YncE family protein/alkaline phosphatase family protein → MVNRFSILAFISLFCSFGLLAQSHSQKETKTVLLPNGWSITNVGRSLPLGDLPLNIAVSTSKKRIAVTNNGLGKHYIQLIDTKSERQIDSIIIPSSWYGLKFSSNDKKLYASGGNDNVILRYDLIGNKLKLNDTITLGKKWPNRISPAGFDIDEKNQLLYVVTKDNNSLYVVDLKTKKIKKQLPLGGEGFTCVLSPDLKELYVSCWGCEKLLIYDTAKEEFAASIGVGSHPNEILLTKKGDFIFVANSNDNSVSVIERKTRKVVETLNAALYPDAPAGSTTNSLAFSGNEKQLYIANADNNCLAVFDVSQPGKSKSLGFVPTGWYPTNVKIVNKKIFVTNAKGFVPLTNFQAPTPYTQGYDLKYRQEDASKPKSVHSIGELFKGALSIIDQPSKDLLAAYTKMVYQNSPYSKEKELKAHNDVGNPVPMKVGDVSPIKYVFYVIKENRTYDQVMGDVKEGNGDPSLVMFGEKVTPNQHKLAKDFVLLDNFYVDAEVSADGHAWTLGAYATDYLEKMWPTCYGRAWDYPGEGRRAIANNKAGYIWDACKRANISYRSYGEFIIAKKPTISVLQNNYCKTFNSWDELAEKDVNRFEQWKKDFDSLVAIKKVPQFNTVRFPNDHTEGLRKGRPTPNAHVADNDLATGLLVEYLSKSPIWNECLVLIVEDDAQSGTDHVDAHRSTAFLAGPYVKRNFVDHTMYSSTSFLRTIELILGLAPLSQHDAGSTPLWNSFTHVPDFSPFKSVPSNIDLKEVNVAMNKWQQKSETFDFSKVDAVPDLEFTELLWHAIKGDAVAFPGPRRAAFVRLSERKDDDD
- a CDS encoding xylose isomerase is translated as MKIQFYYPRWGSENVDWNNFCQKVQEAGYDGVEAPVPESKEEQKVILDALQNNGLKLIGQYYQSFEKDFETHKANYIKELNILASAKPVKINAQTGKDYFSFEQNAELFAVANGISQETGIPICHETHRNKALFAAHIGYDFLKKLPDLKITADFSHWCNVSESLLEDQEDALALACKKVGHLHSRVGHSQSAQVIDPRLPEFKNELEAHLKWWDTIVKDYQDNNKEVLTITTEFGPAPYMIHLPFTNMPIASQWDINIYMLHLLKERYCK